In one window of Rhinopithecus roxellana isolate Shanxi Qingling chromosome 15, ASM756505v1, whole genome shotgun sequence DNA:
- the LOC104664221 gene encoding RAD9, HUS1, RAD1-interacting nuclear orphan protein 1: MPPRKKRRQPSQKAQLLFHHQPLEGPKHSCASTQLPITHTRQVPSKPIDHSTITSWVSPDFDTTAGSLFPAYQKHHHQNRARHSSRKSTTSKFPHLTFESPQSSNSETLGIPLIRECPSESEKDVSRRPLVSVLSPQSCGDMSAQALQSLPYVFIPPDIQTPESSSVKEELIPRDQKENSLPSCSLHTGTPDSPEPGPVLVEDTPEDKYGIKVTWRRRQHLLAYLREIGKLSRSQFLVKS; encoded by the coding sequence ATGCCTCCCAGAAAAAAACGCCGCCAGCCTTCCCAGAAAGCCCAGCTGCTGTTCCACCATCAACCACTGGAGGGCCCCAAACACAGCTGTGCATCTACACAGCTTCCCATCACTCACACTCGACAGGTGCCCAGCAAGCCCATTGACCACAGCACCATCACTTCCTGGGTATCACCTGATTTTGATACAACAGCGGGAAGCTTGTTCCCAGCCTACCagaaacaccaccaccaaaaccGGGCAAGACATTCAAGTCGAAAATCTACCACCTCCAAGTTTCCACATCTAACTTTTGAGAGTCCGCAGTCTTCCAATTCAGAGACATTGGGGATCCCCTTAATCCGGGAGTGCCCCAGTGAATCAGAAAAGGATGTTTCCAGAAGACCCTTAGTTTCAGTGCTCAGTCCCCAAAGCTGTGGGGACATGTCAGCACAGGCACTTCAGAGCTTACCTTATGTGTTCATTCCACCTGATATCCAGACCCCAGAGTCATCGTCTGTGAAGGAAGAACTCATTCCCCGAGATCAGAAGGAAAACAGCCTTCCAAGCTGCTCTCTTCACACTGGCACTCCTGATAGCCCAGAGCCTGGACCTGTTCTGGTTGAAGACACCCCCGAAGACAAGTATGGAATAAAGGTCACATGGAGGAGACGACAGCACCTGCTTGCTTACCTCAGGGAGATAGGGAAGCTGAGCAGAAGCCAATTCCTTGTGAAAAGCTGA